A window of Chryseobacterium sp. IHB B 17019 genomic DNA:
CCAGACCTTTATCCATCGCCCTTTTCAAAATGGAAGTTTTGAAGGGGCTTTCCATCAATTCCGGAAGTACGCTTATAATGTCAATTCTCATTGTTCTGTTTTATTTTTCTTATTTGGCAAAATTATTAATCTTAAGGAAGAGTCTTTATTAAAATAGCTCCACATCCAATTGAAGAATACGGCAAGTTTATTTCTTACACTCAAAATCAACATTAAATGTAAAAACATCCAGAAATACCATGCTAAAAATCCCTGGAATTTTATAAACGGTAAATCTACAACCGCTCTGTGCTTTCCGATGGTTGCCAGTGATCCCTTGTCATCATATTCATATTCTGCCCAGTCACCGGCGTTTTTCTTTAATAAATTTCTTCCTAAATTCTTCGCCTGATTAATGGCTACGTTGGCAACCTGCGGGTGACCCTGCGGATATTTCGGAGTTTCCATATAGGCGATATCTCCAATTGCAAAAACATTGCTATAGCCTTTTACTTTATTATATCTGTCTACTATATATCTGTTCTTCATTAAATTTTCTGCAGGAAAACCATTCACAACATTCCCCGTAACTCCGGCTGCCCAGATGACATTATTGGAAGGAATGGTTTTTCCGCTTTTCATGAAAACCTTATCCCCATCATAATCCGTTACATATTCCTGACTAAGGAAAGTCACGCCTAAATCCTTTAAATATTTTTCAGATTTTTCCTGAGCTTCCGGGCTCATCACAGCCAGGGGTTTCTCCGTAGAGCTTACAAGAATAATTTTAAGATGATCAAAGTTCATGTAAGGGTAATCTCTCGGAAGAATTTCTTTTTTCATTTCGGCGAAAGCTCCGGCTAATTCTACTCCGGTTGGCCCGCTTCCAACGATTACGATATTCCAGTTTCCGTCGTCGCTCCTGCTTTTTTCGATAATCAGCTTTTCAAAAGTCATTAAAACATGATTCCTGATCTCGATCGCTTCCTGGGTATTTTTCATTCCGAAGGCTCTTCCCTCGAGATCTTTGTTGCCGAAGAAATTGGTTTTACAGCCAGTTGCAATAACAAGTTTATCATAGCTGAAATCTGCTTCATCCGTAATGACCTTGTTGTTTACCGTATCAATTTCTTTCACTTCCGTCATACGAAACTGTGTATTTCTGGAACGTTGAAAAATTTTCCTGAACGGAAAAGAAATATTGGAAGGCTCAATCCTCCCACACGCGACCTGATAGAAAAGCGGCTGAAACATGTGATGGTTTACCCGATCCAGAACAATTACTTTTTTATTTTTGTTGTTCAACATTTTTGCAAGTTGCAGTCCCGCAAAACCTCCGCCTATGATGATGATTTTTTCGCGTGTTTCCATAGTACACAAATTTACTGATTTTATTTAGCATTTAGCAGTGAAAAAAGTTAGTTTTGCAAAACTTTATGACACCTAAAAAGTACAGCAAAAAGACCGCCAAAAAGATTCATCAAAACCGCCGGAAGACCTATTTTTTCCGCCGGAAAGTGGTATTGATATTTTTGATAATTGCTTTGATCGGAACGGGTTTATACCTGAGACAATCCGTAAGCTATTACTATGCGCTGTATTTTAATAAATTTAAACATAAAAAGCTTCGTAACTCAGAGATTGAAGCCTTAAGAATTCAAAAAATCCTGTCGAATAACCTCGATAAAACGTATGGATTCGATATTTCCCATTACCAGAACCGAGAAGATATAAGCTGGGACAGCTTAAGTATCGGGAATAAAACGATCCCGCTGGAATTTGTGGTGATGAGGGCAACAATGGGAAACCGCAGTGCAGATAAACATTTCAATGAATTCTGGACGCAGGCAAAAAAGCACAACCTGATTCGTGGAGCGTATCATTTTTACCGCGCGGATGAAGACCCTGTAATTCAGGCCAATAACTTTCTGGAAAATGTAAAACTGGAAAGTGGAGACCTGCCGCCGATTCTTGATATTGAGAAAATCCCGAAACGGAAAACCAACCAAAAGCTAATTGAAGATCTCAAGGTATGGTGCAGAATTGTGGAGGAAACGTATGGTGAAAAGCCTATTATTTATACTTATTATCATTATTATAAGGATTTTTTGAAAGATGAATTTAATGACTATCCGCTTTGGCTGGCTAATTACAATGACGTCCCCACTCCATCACCGGATGACGGCTGGGATTTCTGGCAATTCACGGAAAATGGTATTGTTTACGGAATTAATACCAAAGTGGATCTGAATATCTACAATGGCAGTTCGTGGTCATTAAAAAGGCTGACGCTGGATTAACTCAGTTATTCTTTAAAAGGTTTTCGCTGAATCCATTCTTTTTTAGGATTTAATGAAGAAAAAATCTGTTCTATAAAATGATTGGCTACAGGATTTTTGTGTTTGATAAGTCCAAAAATTTCCACGGGTTCTGCCCCAATCGTAGATTTTATTTCTAAAGCTGTCCTTCCGAAAATTATTCTTCTAAATTGATGAATGATTGAAAAGTCCACCATATCCAACAGCATGTTCAGATACAGCTGTTTTTCTTTCTGAAGATCTTTATCATAGCCTAAAAAATAGGTATCTACATCTGTATTATTGAGGATTAAAGTATAAAATCCAATTAACTTCTGGTTTGAAAAATATCCAAAGACTTTGAAATTTTCCTTCAGGTTTTTCTTCATTTCCTCAAAATGATTATCTGTGAGAAAAAAAGTATTGAAAGGTGCATTTTCAGCAACATTCTGATAGAGAAGGCTTATTTCCGGCTGCCTATTTTTTATTGCATCAAGATCTAATTCAAATTTTTCAACGCCATTGAGCTTTTTCCTCGCAGTTTTTGCCCTTGTCCTGTATTTAGTGGAAAAATCATTAACATAATCATTAAAAACAGACCAGGAATCTCTTATTTTCAAAATCATTGTCGGCTGTACGGAAAACCTGAAAAATTTTTCATGAGCCTTTTCCTGAAAATAATTAACAAAATTGGATTGGTAATCTTTATAAATAATCAAATCTGTTTTCCTGATTTCTTTCTGAATTTTGAGAACCGCTTCATCCAAAACCGGGATAAATTGTTGTAAAGTAATTTTGGAAGCATCAAAATAAAATCCATTCTGCCCCGTCAACATATTATTCCCGAGAATCATGACATCCTTATTGAGCTGTCTAGCCATAAAATTCCTGATGCTGCACCAAACCTGATCTTTCTGAAAAGCAGAATGATACTGAAAATTCAGATACTGAAATAAAATACCCCCGATCAGTAAATTATTCTGAAAATATCCCACGAAATAACATTCCATATTCCGGGGCCTGGAAGCTTCCAAGACCTGAAAATATTCTTTTGAAAGCATAATATTGTGATCCCCGATCACGGTATTCCAACTTTCAGGTAAATCAGAAACAGCTTTGTATATTTTTAAATTATAAGACATAAAAAAGGCCACACAAAGGTAGCCTTATCTTTTAAACCGTTAAAATTATTTTTGAGTCACCCAGTAAAAACCATCCGCAGTATACCATCCACAGATGATTCCGCCCATAATGGTAATTGTAATCGTCCAGTAAGCAGTATTGATTATGGTGTATTTCCAAGATTTTCTTTCAAACATTGCATTGATCGCTATCATAGGAAAAACGAAGAAAACTCCCGCCATAAACGAGTGTAACGCTCCATGGCCAAATGATCTGTATGCCATTCCGTAGTCTTTCATAAAAGCGGCATAGGATTCTTTCGCGTTCATTTCATCACCCCCGATCATTCCCATCGCTCCAAACTGGTGTATAGTGACCATTTGTAGGAAAAAGGCAATAAGAGCCGATAAAATAATAGAAAAAATAAAGACTCCAAACATCTGCCCTTTCATTTGTTCTTCCGTTAATCCCACTTCTTTCATCCATACTGTTCCGAAAACCTTTGGATGATACCAGATAAAACCCATAATAAGGGGAATTAAAGCGGCTACGAGAATAGCCCAATAGTTAATTTGCATCATAGTTTTTAATTTTTAAATAATCTTATATAAAGCTACATTAAAAAACAATACAAAATACATTATATTCAAAAATTTATCATTTTAAATTAAAATATATTAAAGAAAATACTATTTAATGAATAATAATTTAAAACAACAATCCATTTAACTATAATTTTAAATTAAAAATAGAACAAGATAACAGCTCATAAAGAGTTATCACAATTTTTTCTTATTACATTTTCGTACTTTTGCGGCTTTATTTAAGCTCTTAAATTAAACTATTACATTCCAATGAATTACGTTTCTGTTGAAAACCTTACCAAATCCTATGGCATCAAAGTTTTGTTTGAAAACATCTCTTTTCACGTCAATGAAGGCGATAAAATAGCCATTGTAGCTAAAAACGGAAGCGGAAAGTCCACCCTTCTGAAAATCCTGATGGGAAAGGAGGTTGCCGACAGCGGAACAGTAAATATCAGTAAAGATATCCAAGTAGTTTTGTTTGATCAGGAAATTGACTTTGATCCTAATCTTACCATTGACGAATTTATGATGACTCTGGATTCTGAACCTATTTTAGCGTTGAAAAATTATCATAAGTCGCTTCAATCCACAGACAACGATTTCATAGAAAAAGCTCTGATAGACATGGAAGCCCATAAAGCATGGGATCTGGAAAATGAAATGAAACAGATTCTTTCCCAGCTTAAAATAACAGATCTGGAAGCCAAAATGGGAACTCTTTCCGGAGGGCAGATCAAACGTGTTGCCTTGGCAAAATTATTAACAGAAACCAGAGCGGAACATCGTCATACCTTATTAATAATGGATGAGCCGACCAACCACCTCGATGTAGAAATGGTAGAATGGCTGGAAAATTATTTGAGTAAAGCTAAAATTACGTTATTACTGGTAACCCACGACAGATATTTTCTTGACAGTGTTTGTGATATAATCTGGGAAATGGAAGATAAGAATCTTTACGTCCACAACGGTTCTTATGCAACGTATCTGGAAAATAAAATGATCCGCGAGGATAATCTGAACGCTACCATCGACAAAGCCAACAACCTTTACAGAAAAGAGCTGGAGTGGATGAGGAGACAGCCGAAAGCCAGAACCACAAAATCAAAATCGAGGATAGATTCTTTCTACGAAACGGAAAAAGTTGCCAAAACCGATACCAGAAAGGATGGTTTGGAATTGGATTTTGAAATGAAAAGATTGGGAAATAAAATTCTTGAACTTAAAAACATCGACAAAAGTTTTGGAAATAAAGTTTTACTGAAAGATTTCAGCTACCAGTTTCAAAGAGGTGAAAAAGTAGGAATTGTAGGAAAAAACGGTGTGGGGAAATCTACCCTTTTAAATATTATTCAAGGATTTGAAAAAGCGGATAATGGTGAGATTGAAACCGGAGAAACAATTCATTTCGGATATTTTTCGCAAAAAGGACTGCAATATAAAGAAAATGAGAGAGTCATTGATTTTATAAAAGAAGTTGCAGAATATTACCCTCTGGCCAATGGAAAAAGTCTTTCTGCATCGCAGTTTTTAAGATTATTCCTGTTTGATGACCAGACGCAGTACTCCCCGATTGCAAAACTTTCGGGTGGTGAAAAAAGAAGACTGCATCTCATGTATATATTATATCAAAATCCGAATTTCCTGATTTTTGATGAACCCACGAATGATTTGGATTTACCAACTTTAACGGTTCTTGAAAACTTCTTGCAACAGTTTCAAGGCTCTTTAATCATCGTTTCTCACGACAGATACTTTATGGACAGAATTGTTGACCATATTTTAGCATTTGAAGGTGATGGAAAAATCAAGGATTTTGTAGGTAATTTCTCTGAGTACCGTGAAGCCAAAAGCCGTGAAGAATCTTCGGGTAAATCTTCAAATCAGAAGTCTGAACCTGCCAAAGAAGCTGCTCAGGCTGCGAATGTTCCACAAAATTCGGTTAAAAAGAAAAAGCTTTCTTTTAAGGAACAAAAAGAATTAGAAACCATCGAAAAAGAAATTCCTCAACTCGAAGAACAACGTGCTAAAATTCTTGATCAACTTAATAACGAAGCTGATTACGAGAAAATCTCAACACTTTCTGCAGATCTGGAAACAATCTCCGGAAAACTGGAAAACCATGAAATGAGATGGCTGGAATTGCAGGAGATTTTAGGGGAAGGGTAATTGTGCTGGAGAGTATGAGGGCTTTAGAGTTATAGGGTTTGAGGGATAAACTTAATTGTAAAACTCTCCTAATCTATAACTCTAAAACTCTTCACTCTAGAACACTATAACTCTACAACTCTCCCTTCTCTAGCACTCAACATCGCCGCGTCAATAATTTTCATATTCTTAATAATTTCGTCGGCGGGTGAAGGTAAGGCATATCCGAAAACGATGAATTCATAAATCTGTTGATAATAATTCATATAGTTTCCAGGGTCGCTGGATGTATAAATTCTTTCCGTTTCTTGATTTTCGTTTAAAAAATTTAGGATTCCATCGGGTTCTTGTAATGGCTGTGTCCAGTCTTTTCCGTATTCAGGAATTACTCCTGAAGCCAGTTCATTTTCCTGATTATCGGTTCTTTCCTGTAAAAAACTTCCTCTGTCGCCGTGAATAATATAGGCATAATGCGCTTCTTTACTGAAAACAGAAGATTTTAACCTTAATCTTAAATCATTTTGATAGAATAAAATAATTTCAAAATAATCATTAGCAAATTCTTTTCCTTTCATTGAAAAAATATCGGCGAAAAGTTTTTCTGGAAAACCGAAATACTGCACCCCCTGATCTACCAAATGTGATCCCAAATCGTGAAGCGACCCGGATCCTACAGCATCAGGATTTTCTTTATGAGCTTTTCCGCTGGGCTGTGTCCGGAACCTATCGAAACGGATTTCAACTTCCTTGATATTTCCTAATTTTCCTTCATTAATAATTTTCTGCACCTGAAGATAATCGCGGTCGAATCTTCTATTTTGATAGACACTCAAAAACAAGCCTTTCTCTTCGGCTAGTCTTGATAATTCTTCAGCTTCGGCAAGATTTACGGTAAACGGCTTTTCTACTATTACATTCTTCCCTGCTTCCAGAGCTTTTTTAGTATATTCAAAGTGGGTCTGAACCGGAGTATTCACCACAACCAATTCAATATCTGCACTTTCCAGCATTTCTTCTACCGAACGGTAAATAACAGCATCCGGATACTTTTCCTTCGAGTCTTCCTTACTTCTTTCTACAACTGCAGCCATAAAAAATCCCGGATGTTCCTTTAAAAACGGTGCGTGAAAAATTTTTCCGCTCATCCCGAATGCACACAGTCCTACTTTTACCAATTGCATACTAATATTTTTAACAAAGATATTTATAAAACAATAATTCCTTCATCAAAATTATCTTGAATTTTAAAATCGCTGATAAATGATAAATGTCACTTAATAATTTTTATTAATTCTAAATAATGATATACTTTTGTGCTTTATTTAAAATCACTCTAAATAACAATAAACTATAATGAAAAAACAGCTAGTTACATTGGGATTATTATTCACAGCTGTATCTCTAGGTGCACAATTGAAAAATGCTGAAGCTGATACCATCAGAATCCAAACCATTGAAGATGTAAATCTCCATAAAACCGGAAACCCGAATAAAGCCAGAACACTGTCTACAAAATCGAATCTTACGGTAATGGAAAACCCTCAGCCAATAGCTATTGTAACTCACGAAGTGATTGAGCAGCAACAGGCAAAGCAGCTGAGTGATGTCATTAAAAATGTAAATGGTATTTACTTAACTTCTGCAAGAGGCGGTTCCCAGGATAGTTTTGGAGGGCGTGGCTTCACTTTCGGAAATGATAATATTTTCAAAAACGGAGCAAAAGTAAACAGCGGTGTATTTCCAGAAGTATCAGGTTTGGAAAGAGTTGAAGTTTTAAAAGGAGCTAACGCAATGTTATACGGAAATGTTGGTCCAGGTGGAATTGTTAATTTAATTACCAAAAAACCGAAGTTCGAGTTCGGAGGTGCAGTAGGTTTTAGTGCCGGGAGCTGGAATTCATATAAACCGACAGTAGATATTTATGGACCGTTATCAAAAAATATTGCATTTAGAGTAAACGGTGCATATGAATATGCTGAAAGTTTCAGAGGTTTAGTAGAATCGAAAAAGAATTACTTCAACCCTTCTTTTGCATTTAATCTTAGCGAAAACACTCAGCTAATTGTTGAAGGAGATTACTTATACCACACATTCACCCCGGATTTCGGAATCGGAAGTGTTGTTGATAATGCAACAGGAATTTCAAGACTTGCAACTGAAATCGACAGAGAGCAATTCCTTGGAACAAATTGGCAATATCAAACCAATCAACAGGCTACAACTGATGTTATTTTAAATCATAAGTTTAATAACAATTGGTCTTTAAATGCAGTAGCTGCATACCAAAATTACACGAAAGATTATTTTTCTACAGAAAGAGTTCAGTGGGTTTATAATTCCAAAAACAATAATTTGAATCCAAGCTGGACTAGACCATTAGGAAGGAATTATACTGAACAAAATTATACTTCATTACAGATTAATTTAAATGGAGAATTTAATACGGGAAGCTTAAATCACAAAGTTTTATTCGGAACAGACGGAGATATCGGACAGGCAGACACTTATAATTATAAGATTGATGCAAACACTCCGGTTGTATTATATTTAAACGATCCTTCGACCTGGACGAACGAAAGCCCAATGCCTAACACAAGCAGAACATCAAGAAACAGAATTAAGACAAAAAGATATGGTTTCTATGCTCAAGATTTAATTAGTTTAACAAAGGAATTTAAGGTTCTTGCAGGAATTCGCTGGTCAAGTATCCAAAATGATGATACCAGAGTAAAGAATTTTGCAACAAATGAAACAATTCCCACAGCAAACAGCGGAACAAAAGAAACTGCTTTCTCTCCAAAAGTTGGCTTAATTTATAATCCTAACGAAAACCTATCTGTTTTCGCAACTTACACCAATTCATTTGTTCCGAACACAGGGTTTGATCAAGAAGGATTTGCTCTGGAAGCCTCTACAGTTGATCAATATGAAATAGGAATAAAGAAAAATTTATGGAATAATGCTGTTGCGGTAAACTTAACTGCATATCAGATTAACAACAGAGATACATACACAGCACCTTATACACAAACCGGAGCTGTCGCATTATACAGAGTGTATGCCGGTAACATTAGAAGCCGAGGAGTAGAATTAGATATCACAGGAAATCCGCTTACAAACCTATCATTAATTGGTGGAGTATCATACAACAATGCTGTTTATACAAAAACTCCGGACAATGGTTTTCTGGAAGAGCAAAGATTGGTAAGAACACCAGCCGTAACAGCCAATGCTTCTGCTTTCTATACATTTAAAAGTTTTGCTAAAGGATTAAAAATTGGGGCAACAGTGTTCTATACAGGAGACAGGAAAGCAGGATGGAATGATGTAAAAAATCAGCCACAAGTCACTAGAATGATTGATGTTGAAGGATTTACAACAGTTGATTTCAGTCTAGGTTACGAATGGAAAAAATTCATGATTCAAGGAAAAGTAGGAAACTTATTTGATGTTGTGAATTACAATGTTCATGAAAACTATTCTGTAAACCCTATTACACCGAGAAACTATTACTTCACATTGACGTATAAACTTTAACGATTAATATTAAATTAG
This region includes:
- a CDS encoding glycoside hydrolase family 25 protein, with the translated sequence MTPKKYSKKTAKKIHQNRRKTYFFRRKVVLIFLIIALIGTGLYLRQSVSYYYALYFNKFKHKKLRNSEIEALRIQKILSNNLDKTYGFDISHYQNREDISWDSLSIGNKTIPLEFVVMRATMGNRSADKHFNEFWTQAKKHNLIRGAYHFYRADEDPVIQANNFLENVKLESGDLPPILDIEKIPKRKTNQKLIEDLKVWCRIVEETYGEKPIIYTYYHYYKDFLKDEFNDYPLWLANYNDVPTPSPDDGWDFWQFTENGIVYGINTKVDLNIYNGSSWSLKRLTLD
- a CDS encoding Gfo/Idh/MocA family oxidoreductase — encoded protein: MQLVKVGLCAFGMSGKIFHAPFLKEHPGFFMAAVVERSKEDSKEKYPDAVIYRSVEEMLESADIELVVVNTPVQTHFEYTKKALEAGKNVIVEKPFTVNLAEAEELSRLAEEKGLFLSVYQNRRFDRDYLQVQKIINEGKLGNIKEVEIRFDRFRTQPSGKAHKENPDAVGSGSLHDLGSHLVDQGVQYFGFPEKLFADIFSMKGKEFANDYFEIILFYQNDLRLRLKSSVFSKEAHYAYIIHGDRGSFLQERTDNQENELASGVIPEYGKDWTQPLQEPDGILNFLNENQETERIYTSSDPGNYMNYYQQIYEFIVFGYALPSPADEIIKNMKIIDAAMLSAREGRVVEL
- a CDS encoding ABC-F family ATP-binding cassette domain-containing protein, with the protein product MNYVSVENLTKSYGIKVLFENISFHVNEGDKIAIVAKNGSGKSTLLKILMGKEVADSGTVNISKDIQVVLFDQEIDFDPNLTIDEFMMTLDSEPILALKNYHKSLQSTDNDFIEKALIDMEAHKAWDLENEMKQILSQLKITDLEAKMGTLSGGQIKRVALAKLLTETRAEHRHTLLIMDEPTNHLDVEMVEWLENYLSKAKITLLLVTHDRYFLDSVCDIIWEMEDKNLYVHNGSYATYLENKMIREDNLNATIDKANNLYRKELEWMRRQPKARTTKSKSRIDSFYETEKVAKTDTRKDGLELDFEMKRLGNKILELKNIDKSFGNKVLLKDFSYQFQRGEKVGIVGKNGVGKSTLLNIIQGFEKADNGEIETGETIHFGYFSQKGLQYKENERVIDFIKEVAEYYPLANGKSLSASQFLRLFLFDDQTQYSPIAKLSGGEKRRLHLMYILYQNPNFLIFDEPTNDLDLPTLTVLENFLQQFQGSLIIVSHDRYFMDRIVDHILAFEGDGKIKDFVGNFSEYREAKSREESSGKSSNQKSEPAKEAAQAANVPQNSVKKKKLSFKEQKELETIEKEIPQLEEQRAKILDQLNNEADYEKISTLSADLETISGKLENHEMRWLELQEILGEG
- a CDS encoding TonB-dependent siderophore receptor — protein: MKKQLVTLGLLFTAVSLGAQLKNAEADTIRIQTIEDVNLHKTGNPNKARTLSTKSNLTVMENPQPIAIVTHEVIEQQQAKQLSDVIKNVNGIYLTSARGGSQDSFGGRGFTFGNDNIFKNGAKVNSGVFPEVSGLERVEVLKGANAMLYGNVGPGGIVNLITKKPKFEFGGAVGFSAGSWNSYKPTVDIYGPLSKNIAFRVNGAYEYAESFRGLVESKKNYFNPSFAFNLSENTQLIVEGDYLYHTFTPDFGIGSVVDNATGISRLATEIDREQFLGTNWQYQTNQQATTDVILNHKFNNNWSLNAVAAYQNYTKDYFSTERVQWVYNSKNNNLNPSWTRPLGRNYTEQNYTSLQINLNGEFNTGSLNHKVLFGTDGDIGQADTYNYKIDANTPVVLYLNDPSTWTNESPMPNTSRTSRNRIKTKRYGFYAQDLISLTKEFKVLAGIRWSSIQNDDTRVKNFATNETIPTANSGTKETAFSPKVGLIYNPNENLSVFATYTNSFVPNTGFDQEGFALEASTVDQYEIGIKKNLWNNAVAVNLTAYQINNRDTYTAPYTQTGAVALYRVYAGNIRSRGVELDITGNPLTNLSLIGGVSYNNAVYTKTPDNGFLEEQRLVRTPAVTANASAFYTFKSFAKGLKIGATVFYTGDRKAGWNDVKNQPQVTRMIDVEGFTTVDFSLGYEWKKFMIQGKVGNLFDVVNYNVHENYSVNPITPRNYYFTLTYKL
- a CDS encoding DUF1761 domain-containing protein, producing MMQINYWAILVAALIPLIMGFIWYHPKVFGTVWMKEVGLTEEQMKGQMFGVFIFSIILSALIAFFLQMVTIHQFGAMGMIGGDEMNAKESYAAFMKDYGMAYRSFGHGALHSFMAGVFFVFPMIAINAMFERKSWKYTIINTAYWTITITIMGGIICGWYTADGFYWVTQK
- a CDS encoding NAD(P)/FAD-dependent oxidoreductase, whose product is METREKIIIIGGGFAGLQLAKMLNNKNKKVIVLDRVNHHMFQPLFYQVACGRIEPSNISFPFRKIFQRSRNTQFRMTEVKEIDTVNNKVITDEADFSYDKLVIATGCKTNFFGNKDLEGRAFGMKNTQEAIEIRNHVLMTFEKLIIEKSRSDDGNWNIVIVGSGPTGVELAGAFAEMKKEILPRDYPYMNFDHLKIILVSSTEKPLAVMSPEAQEKSEKYLKDLGVTFLSQEYVTDYDGDKVFMKSGKTIPSNNVIWAAGVTGNVVNGFPAENLMKNRYIVDRYNKVKGYSNVFAIGDIAYMETPKYPQGHPQVANVAINQAKNLGRNLLKKNAGDWAEYEYDDKGSLATIGKHRAVVDLPFIKFQGFLAWYFWMFLHLMLILSVRNKLAVFFNWMWSYFNKDSSLRLIILPNKKNKTEQ